Proteins from a single region of Abyssalbus ytuae:
- the galB gene encoding beta-galactosidase GalB, which produces MNIINPLLVTLTFTVLTGCSEIKNEPEINSRERISLNEGWRFMKYDSLNKTDNLIYDVRPEVTDYNDSKDADSKPTEAKVVEQNRKVLKAWILPTANEFIKDTSKHYKRPAGNPGKDFPFVQENFNDSVWEKVTLPHDWGIKGPFLEGKDAEAGGGMGRLPSHGIAWYRKKIDINESDKGKSIFLDIDGAMSYAMVWLNGNLVGGWPYGYNSFRLDLTPYVNFEGTNQLAIRIDNPPDSARWYPGGGIYRNVWLTKANSIHVNHWGTYVTAEQISPSNFKVKIKIKVSNYAENEEYVLIKNKIYELDKEDQLSPDYVASFPESQIKTSPEKNTEIGIETTLNNPKLWGPPPSQTPNRYVIVTSLYNKGKLIDEYKTPFGIRQLQFNPEKGIIINGEPVKIKGVNQHHDLGSLGAAFNTRAAERQLEILKEMGCNAIRLAHNPPAPELLNLTDKIGFLVIDEIFDVWERKKTPLDFHLIFPEWHEADTRAFVRRDRNHPSVIMWSFGNEVGEQYTDNEGAELGKKLNDIIKEEDPMRPTTASMNFAKPDMPFPASMDVISLNYQGEGIRDTPAYSHLKGIKTSPLYPEFHKKFPDKVIISSETASALSTRGTYLFPVFEGISAPAEEGNGGGNPESQYVNSYELYTAPFGASADKVFASQDKHPYVAGEFVWSGWDYLGEPTPYYSSRSSYCGIIDLAGFKKDRFYLYQARWRPDLHFAHILPHWNWPDRIGKVTPVHVITSGDEAELFLNGQSLGKKRKGQYEYRFRWDKVKYQPGELKVVTYKNGKIWAKNSVKTTGAPYKLIAFTDRGEITSNGKDLSFVTVKVVDEEENVVPDANNLIEFYIEGSGRIIATDNGDPTDMNEFQSNKRKAFNGLALGIINSVKNNSGNIKVIVKSDGLQPATVNIHSK; this is translated from the coding sequence ATGAATATTATCAACCCCCTTTTAGTAACACTAACTTTTACAGTGTTAACAGGTTGTTCCGAAATAAAAAATGAACCCGAAATAAATTCCCGGGAACGTATTTCACTTAATGAAGGCTGGAGATTTATGAAATACGATTCACTAAATAAGACGGATAACCTGATTTACGATGTTCGTCCGGAAGTAACGGATTATAACGATAGTAAAGATGCTGATTCTAAACCTACCGAGGCGAAAGTAGTAGAGCAGAACCGGAAAGTTTTAAAAGCCTGGATTTTACCAACAGCCAATGAGTTTATAAAAGACACCTCAAAACATTATAAAAGGCCGGCAGGTAATCCGGGTAAAGATTTTCCTTTTGTGCAGGAGAATTTTAATGACAGTGTATGGGAAAAAGTAACCTTGCCACATGACTGGGGCATTAAAGGACCTTTTTTAGAAGGAAAAGATGCAGAGGCGGGAGGTGGAATGGGACGCCTGCCCAGTCATGGTATAGCCTGGTATCGAAAAAAAATTGATATTAACGAATCTGATAAAGGGAAATCCATTTTTCTGGACATTGATGGAGCTATGTCTTATGCAATGGTATGGCTAAACGGAAATTTGGTAGGAGGATGGCCCTACGGATATAATTCATTCAGATTGGATTTAACACCCTATGTTAATTTTGAAGGTACTAATCAATTAGCTATACGAATTGATAATCCTCCTGATTCGGCACGTTGGTATCCTGGCGGAGGAATTTATCGGAATGTATGGTTAACCAAAGCCAATTCCATTCATGTAAATCATTGGGGAACATATGTAACCGCTGAACAAATATCACCATCAAATTTTAAAGTAAAAATAAAAATTAAAGTATCTAATTATGCTGAAAATGAGGAATATGTATTAATAAAAAACAAAATATATGAATTAGATAAAGAAGATCAACTCTCTCCGGATTATGTTGCTTCATTTCCCGAATCTCAAATAAAAACTTCCCCGGAAAAAAACACTGAAATAGGTATTGAAACAACATTAAACAACCCTAAATTATGGGGACCACCCCCATCTCAAACCCCTAACAGGTATGTAATAGTAACCAGTCTCTATAATAAAGGAAAACTGATTGATGAATATAAAACCCCGTTTGGTATCCGCCAGTTACAATTTAACCCTGAAAAAGGGATTATAATAAATGGGGAACCGGTAAAAATAAAAGGAGTAAATCAACACCATGATTTGGGCTCCCTGGGTGCTGCCTTTAATACAAGGGCAGCAGAACGCCAATTAGAAATACTAAAAGAGATGGGGTGCAATGCAATTCGGTTGGCCCATAATCCCCCAGCGCCGGAATTACTTAATTTAACAGACAAAATAGGCTTTTTGGTAATTGATGAAATATTTGATGTGTGGGAACGTAAAAAAACACCCCTTGATTTTCATTTAATATTTCCGGAGTGGCATGAAGCAGACACCAGGGCTTTTGTACGTCGGGATCGAAATCATCCGTCAGTTATAATGTGGAGTTTTGGGAATGAAGTAGGGGAGCAATACACTGATAATGAAGGAGCTGAATTAGGAAAAAAATTAAATGATATTATTAAGGAAGAAGATCCGATGCGTCCTACCACGGCCTCAATGAATTTTGCTAAGCCTGATATGCCTTTTCCGGCATCTATGGATGTTATAAGTTTAAATTACCAGGGAGAAGGTATTAGAGATACTCCTGCTTACTCACACCTTAAAGGAATAAAAACTTCACCCTTGTATCCTGAATTTCATAAAAAATTTCCTGATAAGGTTATTATCAGTAGTGAGACAGCTTCAGCATTAAGTACAAGAGGGACATATCTTTTTCCCGTTTTTGAAGGCATAAGCGCCCCGGCTGAAGAAGGAAACGGTGGCGGAAATCCTGAATCCCAATATGTCAACTCTTATGAATTGTATACCGCCCCATTCGGAGCCTCGGCCGACAAAGTATTTGCCTCTCAGGACAAACATCCTTATGTAGCAGGAGAATTTGTATGGTCCGGGTGGGATTATTTAGGTGAACCTACACCATATTATTCATCCAGAAGTTCTTATTGCGGCATAATTGATCTTGCAGGGTTTAAAAAAGACAGGTTTTATTTATACCAGGCAAGATGGCGACCTGATTTGCATTTTGCGCATATTTTACCTCACTGGAATTGGCCGGATCGAATAGGGAAAGTAACTCCTGTTCATGTAATTACTTCGGGGGATGAAGCAGAATTATTCTTAAATGGTCAATCGCTGGGTAAAAAAAGAAAAGGACAATATGAATACAGGTTTAGATGGGATAAAGTAAAATACCAACCCGGCGAATTGAAAGTGGTTACTTATAAAAACGGAAAAATATGGGCCAAAAATTCTGTAAAGACTACAGGAGCTCCTTATAAGTTGATAGCTTTCACTGATAGAGGTGAAATAACTTCAAATGGCAAGGATCTATCTTTTGTTACAGTTAAGGTAGTGGATGAAGAAGAAAATGTAGTACCTGATGCAAATAATTTGATAGAATTCTACATCGAAGGTTCGGGTAGAATTATAGCGACTGATAACGGAGACCCAACAGATATGAATGAATTTCAATCTAATAAACGTAAAGCTTTTAACGGATTGGCTCTTGGAATAATAAATTCTGTAAAAAATAATTCCGGCAATATTAAAGTAATTGTAAAATCTGACGGATTACAACCAGCTACTGTTAACATACATAGCAAATAG